The Claveliimonas bilis genome window below encodes:
- a CDS encoding DUF2156 domain-containing protein: MLEYDFKRPQLEDKEIITHYFKHHTSRSCERTFVNVFLWARFYNVTYAVIEDTLVFKSEDEGRLAFAYPAGEADCVRKAIDRLDQYSKERGKAFCLYNVTPDNFEQLENWYPGRFQVEYNEDLADYVYESEKLCTLSGKKLHGKRNHINKFKATYEGRWSYEPITKDNVEECFQMALKWRNQNGCNDDPEKNSEMCVTLNSLRLFEELELKGGLLRVDNQIVAFTMGEPICSDTFVVHIEKAFPDVQGAYPMINQQFVEHECMQYKYVNREEDTGEEGLRKAKRSYRPVFMVEKGLVTEKSPADVQ, encoded by the coding sequence ATGCTGGAATATGATTTTAAACGTCCACAGCTGGAAGATAAGGAGATTATCACACATTATTTTAAACATCATACAAGCCGAAGCTGTGAACGGACTTTTGTGAATGTTTTCTTGTGGGCGAGATTTTATAATGTAACGTATGCAGTTATTGAGGATACACTGGTCTTTAAAAGCGAAGACGAAGGCAGGCTTGCATTTGCCTATCCGGCAGGTGAGGCGGACTGTGTAAGGAAAGCCATTGACAGGCTGGATCAGTACAGTAAGGAAAGGGGCAAAGCATTCTGCCTTTATAATGTGACTCCAGATAATTTTGAACAGTTGGAGAACTGGTATCCGGGAAGATTCCAGGTGGAGTACAATGAAGATCTGGCCGACTATGTATATGAGTCGGAGAAGCTCTGTACACTTTCCGGTAAGAAACTTCACGGAAAAAGAAATCACATTAATAAATTCAAAGCCACATACGAGGGAAGATGGAGCTATGAGCCGATTACAAAAGACAATGTGGAAGAATGTTTCCAAATGGCTTTGAAGTGGAGAAATCAAAACGGATGCAACGATGATCCGGAAAAAAATTCAGAGATGTGCGTTACGCTCAATTCCCTGCGGCTTTTTGAGGAGCTGGAATTAAAAGGAGGGCTTCTCCGTGTGGATAACCAGATTGTGGCATTTACCATGGGAGAGCCAATCTGTTCCGATACATTTGTTGTGCATATTGAAAAGGCATTTCCGGATGTTCAGGGTGCCTATCCGATGATCAATCAGCAGTTCGTAGAGCATGAATGTATGCAGTACAAATATGTGAACCGGGAAGAGGATACCGGGGAGGAAGGCCTTAGGAAGGCGAAACGTTCCTACCGGCCGGTGTTTATGGTAGAGAAAGGGCTGGTAACAGAGAAAAGCCCGGCAGATGTACAGTAA